The following are encoded in a window of Acidobacteriota bacterium genomic DNA:
- a CDS encoding phage tail tube protein: protein MPYDIFAGWGEQAAYGTAVARAQFARVYDGSAVTHKHPGDPHTYLGRADPETIHYGLEYGEWTLEPVPVYDGIGKLFKHALGSVTDAGAGPYTHTHSLADSLPANGLSIELHKGLDPAGAESKLITGGKINEFAFEASVGEELKIRFGGIGQKATIVAKTASPTYPDYDNDIVKVSQISVQIDGATTNVTGISVSLNNNLRTDRGFLGSQYIAEPTRAGNREITGQVDKEWEDATLYNKFLSGATATLLITCTGSGSNKLTIRCNEIVFLGDVDEELTQSEKIGQTLPFVARHDATYGALQIVETNGTATT from the coding sequence ATGCCTTACGATATCTTTGCCGGATGGGGCGAGCAGGCCGCCTATGGGACCGCCGTCGCGCGTGCCCAGTTTGCCCGCGTGTACGACGGCTCCGCGGTGACGCACAAGCACCCGGGTGATCCGCACACGTACCTCGGCCGCGCCGACCCGGAGACGATCCACTACGGGCTGGAATACGGCGAGTGGACGCTCGAGCCTGTGCCGGTGTACGACGGCATCGGCAAGCTCTTCAAGCACGCCCTCGGGTCTGTCACCGACGCCGGCGCCGGTCCGTACACGCACACGCACAGCCTGGCTGACTCGCTGCCGGCGAACGGCTTGAGCATCGAGCTGCACAAGGGTCTCGATCCGGCGGGTGCCGAGTCGAAGCTCATCACCGGCGGCAAGATCAACGAGTTCGCATTTGAGGCGTCGGTCGGCGAAGAGCTGAAAATCCGTTTCGGCGGTATCGGCCAAAAGGCTACGATCGTCGCCAAAACGGCCAGCCCGACTTATCCGGACTACGACAACGACATCGTAAAGGTGTCGCAAATCTCTGTCCAGATCGACGGCGCAACGACGAACGTCACGGGTATTTCCGTGTCGCTGAACAACAACCTCCGCACCGACCGCGGCTTCCTCGGCTCGCAGTACATCGCCGAGCCGACGCGCGCCGGCAATCGCGAGATCACCGGCCAGGTTGATAAGGAGTGGGAGGACGCGACGCTCTATAACAAATTCCTGTCTGGCGCCACGGCCACGCTGCTCATCACGTGCACCGGCAGCGGCAGCAACAAACTCACGATCCGGTGCAACGAAATCGTCTTCCTCGGTGACGTGGACGAGGAGCTGACGCAGAGCGAGAAGATCGGCCAGACGCTGCCTTTCGTCGCGCGGCATGACGCGACGTATGGCGCACTCCAGATCGTCGAGACGAACGGAACGGCGACGACCTGA